A window from Ardenticatena maritima encodes these proteins:
- a CDS encoding metal ABC transporter permease: MSLVEWLTAPWAYSFMVRGMAAAVIVGVVAAVIGTFVVLRGMAFFGDALAHTILPGIAVGYLVNGGVTENLFWWALASAVVAAVGIGAITERGDIREDTAIGVVLAGMFALGIALISLSGNYAVDLAHILFGNVLGVSLRQVGMMALFGGGVLLVVFALFKEFVLISFDPILAETLRLPTRPLHYLLLLLIAVTVVVAIEAVGVALLLAMLITPPATATLLTHRLPRVMLLASLIGAFSAVAGLYLSFYFNMASGAAIVLVATACFVLAFLFSIQSASRA; the protein is encoded by the coding sequence ATGAGTCTCGTCGAATGGTTGACCGCACCGTGGGCGTATTCGTTCATGGTGCGCGGCATGGCGGCGGCCGTCATTGTGGGTGTTGTGGCGGCTGTCATTGGGACGTTTGTGGTTTTGCGCGGCATGGCGTTTTTTGGAGACGCTCTTGCACACACCATTTTACCCGGTATCGCCGTGGGGTATCTCGTCAACGGCGGTGTGACCGAGAATCTCTTTTGGTGGGCGTTGGCGTCGGCTGTGGTGGCGGCGGTGGGTATTGGCGCCATTACCGAGCGTGGCGACATTCGTGAAGATACGGCGATTGGCGTTGTCCTCGCCGGGATGTTTGCCTTGGGGATTGCCCTCATCTCACTCTCAGGGAATTACGCGGTTGACCTGGCGCATATCCTCTTTGGCAACGTGCTGGGCGTTTCACTGCGCCAGGTGGGCATGATGGCGCTCTTCGGCGGTGGTGTCTTGCTGGTGGTGTTCGCCTTGTTCAAGGAGTTCGTGCTCATTTCGTTTGACCCCATCTTGGCGGAAACCTTGCGATTGCCAACCCGCCCCTTGCACTACCTGCTGCTTTTGCTGATCGCCGTCACTGTTGTCGTGGCGATTGAAGCGGTTGGGGTGGCGTTGCTGCTCGCCATGCTCATCACACCGCCCGCTACGGCCACATTGTTGACGCACCGCTTGCCGCGCGTGATGCTGCTGGCGTCGCTCATTGGCGCGTTCTCCGCTGTCGCCGGTTTGTATCTCTCGTTCTATTTCAACATGGCGTCCGGCGCGGCGATTGTACTGGTCGCAACGGCCTGTTTCGTGCTGGCGTTTCTCTTTTCCATACAATCGGCAAGCAGGGCGTAA
- a CDS encoding molybdenum cofactor biosynthesis protein codes for MNVVVRLFAGYRERVGAPTVTLDLPEGATLQTAWETLVAQYPALGTVRHRVVGSVNAEYVPLEHVLHEGDEVVFIPPVAGGDHHIHHYFAIVETPIDERALRHVVEHPSAGAILTFLGTTRNQTGGRKVEYLEYEAYEPLAIKQMQRIAAEIRTRWPDVIGIAIVHRVGRLEIGEASIGIAISSPHRATAFAACRYAIDRAKETLPVWKKEVWEGGEEWIEEGPGTPLEG; via the coding sequence ATGAACGTGGTGGTACGCTTGTTCGCCGGTTATCGCGAACGTGTCGGCGCTCCGACAGTCACACTGGACTTACCCGAAGGGGCGACATTGCAAACAGCGTGGGAAACACTCGTCGCGCAGTATCCGGCGTTGGGCACGGTGCGCCACCGTGTGGTGGGGTCGGTCAATGCGGAGTATGTGCCCTTGGAGCATGTGTTGCATGAAGGGGATGAGGTGGTGTTTATCCCACCAGTTGCAGGCGGCGATCACCATATCCACCACTATTTTGCCATTGTTGAAACGCCCATTGACGAACGCGCATTGCGGCACGTGGTTGAGCACCCCTCCGCCGGGGCGATTCTGACGTTCCTGGGGACCACACGCAACCAAACCGGCGGGCGCAAAGTCGAATACCTTGAATACGAAGCCTACGAGCCGCTCGCCATCAAGCAGATGCAACGCATTGCGGCAGAAATTCGCACGCGCTGGCCTGACGTCATTGGGATAGCGATTGTTCATCGTGTGGGGCGTTTGGAGATTGGCGAGGCAAGCATTGGGATAGCGATTAGCAGCCCCCACCGCGCCACAGCGTTCGCGGCGTGCCGCTACGCGATTGACCGCGCCAAAGAGACGCTACCCGTATGGAAGAAAGAAGTCTGGGAAGGCGGCGAAGAGTGGATTGAAGAAGGTCCCGGCACACCGTTGGAAGGCTAA
- a CDS encoding GAF domain-containing protein — protein sequence MATLYVVILITAGFFLLWIAGRVWRSKAPVRYGIVVLLGLAGLRTLSDATSILLPLSPSKLFFAHLTYILERLQVYAWLAFVAHYTGFMHGRWRRLLWRIIAVVCIGVVVFFGMLINFAPTILTFSLVRQDAYWLYMPQLAAPWNALLELWESLLFLGGVVWLVRFIWHRQRRIRDVLIVFVLLALPWLVLELWQSNILPTGYIRPTAIAGVVSVIGLAFYLSRTHLLRAQYISLEHVSHYLNDAIFVIDDAGIIQEHNAAARAFLGVADAVGKPLATLAPELAQIWRSSPHEVHTLFHDGRVYDVRVIRLEHWLSPLWVLTLEDVTSHVLAQRRVEAVARLLTLLVERCPTDAFYEALAQEVRRAIALHPVTCVVLEVDEQSAQMIVRAVATDEGMQDVWPRIFHAIDDISFWQHLLHLGAPFPLTDVSLSQEAWGHTVHELGFRVAWLVPVQEENVVLALLSRTQDLASDDIRFAQEMGNVMQVWGRHRKVQQALARSREIAALAGQAGVEFLRQHTVQWQENVQALLTHAQNQGGFACVYLLAIEEEQDPFPRGRLVAKVSHVSSFVEERQVPLTQYGLTATALEQLKKGESVVFTKTTTAPLEAMMLLSRTGARMMCMVPLFVRGEVWGVLGVLEQRAERLLPEEEYALNTTAALIGAAIERSEDEIARQRQMRTLELLNTITLETLRAPTFEEMLDRLAETVGVLFEADSAFVTLWDDVEHVPLPGAAYGPYKESYRQVRALPGEPTITEAVLEAGKPLVIEDAFHSPLVSRRIAQKFPTQTMLALPMIVEGQKIGALLISYHRKRTVPESYILLGQQVASQIALAVKHRRLQEELAMRFKETDLLRQAAAMLTASLDFETTVQRVLESMHAFVPYHSATVQLLKQEQEQQYFEIVGGRGWGDDTLVKGIRFLVPGPNPNTLVWRRKQPVRIDDVLSAGYFMPSFESYAIRSWLGVPLLFEDRLMGMIALDHKEIGFFTAEHERLAFLFAQHAAIALRNAHLHETQQKRTRELEALHRATRLLLHSLDVRQVAETFLDICLEAIPTAEKGSLMVLDDDRTVLRMLASRGYRDERVQTLALPLNTPSYAAKALREQRGFVIEDVWADYRIRYRGNIREVGEVRSAVVVPLMSGKEIFGVFSLDATRPYAFTEEDLRLLETFAATAGLVLHNARLHQKIEHTSRIDPLTGLYNRRGFFYTADYLLGRTDRMPDDAAVLLFDIDHFKQVNDTFGHDVGDEVLRELAHRAQTLLRERDVVARYGGEEFVILLTSVSPEIARRVAERLRHRIGSEPFTTSAGSLPITISIGLAMKPAHGEPVSLMQLITWADKALYAAKEAGRNCTFMAEAIEGEQVRLHKVVLQSLV from the coding sequence ATGGCAACATTGTACGTTGTAATTTTGATTACAGCGGGGTTTTTTCTCCTCTGGATTGCCGGGCGTGTCTGGCGAAGTAAAGCCCCTGTGCGGTATGGAATAGTTGTATTGTTAGGGCTTGCCGGGCTTCGCACACTGAGTGACGCTACGAGTATTCTGCTTCCCCTTTCGCCTTCAAAACTCTTCTTTGCCCATTTGACCTACATTTTAGAGCGGTTGCAGGTCTATGCTTGGCTGGCGTTCGTGGCGCACTATACCGGCTTTATGCATGGGCGTTGGCGCAGGCTCTTGTGGCGCATCATCGCTGTTGTTTGTATTGGCGTGGTGGTTTTCTTTGGCATGCTGATCAATTTCGCGCCGACCATTCTGACGTTCTCGCTGGTGCGCCAGGATGCTTATTGGCTGTATATGCCCCAATTGGCTGCGCCCTGGAATGCACTGTTGGAGTTGTGGGAAAGTTTGCTCTTTCTGGGGGGCGTCGTCTGGCTTGTGCGCTTTATCTGGCATCGCCAACGCCGGATACGTGATGTGTTGATTGTCTTTGTGTTGCTTGCATTGCCGTGGCTTGTGTTGGAGCTCTGGCAGTCGAACATTTTGCCAACGGGGTATATTCGTCCAACGGCCATTGCAGGCGTTGTCAGTGTGATTGGTTTGGCCTTTTATCTCAGCCGCACGCATTTGCTGCGGGCGCAGTATATTTCTTTGGAACATGTTTCGCACTATTTGAACGATGCCATTTTTGTGATCGACGATGCTGGAATCATCCAGGAGCATAATGCGGCGGCGCGTGCTTTTTTGGGCGTTGCTGATGCGGTTGGCAAACCGTTAGCCACACTTGCTCCGGAGCTGGCGCAGATTTGGCGCTCCTCGCCTCATGAGGTGCACACACTTTTCCACGACGGACGTGTTTATGATGTGCGTGTGATACGTCTGGAACATTGGTTGTCGCCGCTCTGGGTGTTGACGTTGGAGGATGTGACTTCGCATGTGCTGGCGCAGCGGCGTGTTGAAGCCGTTGCACGGCTGCTCACGTTGTTGGTGGAGCGCTGTCCAACCGATGCATTTTATGAAGCGCTGGCGCAGGAAGTACGTCGGGCGATTGCTTTACATCCTGTAACATGTGTGGTGTTGGAAGTGGACGAGCAATCGGCGCAGATGATTGTTCGGGCGGTGGCAACCGACGAGGGCATGCAGGACGTATGGCCGCGCATTTTTCACGCAATTGATGACATCTCTTTTTGGCAGCATCTCTTGCACCTTGGCGCACCGTTCCCCCTCACCGATGTCTCACTCTCCCAGGAAGCGTGGGGACATACCGTGCATGAATTGGGCTTTCGCGTGGCATGGCTCGTTCCGGTGCAGGAGGAAAATGTGGTGCTGGCGCTCTTGAGCCGCACACAGGACCTCGCTTCAGACGATATTCGCTTTGCTCAAGAGATGGGCAATGTCATGCAGGTTTGGGGGCGGCATCGCAAGGTGCAACAAGCATTGGCGCGTAGCCGCGAAATTGCCGCCCTTGCGGGGCAGGCTGGGGTTGAGTTTTTGCGTCAACACACTGTGCAGTGGCAAGAGAATGTGCAGGCATTGTTGACGCATGCCCAAAATCAGGGTGGGTTTGCGTGTGTGTACCTGCTTGCCATCGAAGAAGAACAAGACCCATTCCCGCGCGGGCGTCTGGTTGCCAAGGTTTCACACGTTTCTTCTTTTGTTGAAGAACGGCAAGTACCGCTGACACAATACGGCCTCACAGCGACGGCATTGGAACAATTGAAGAAAGGGGAAAGTGTCGTCTTTACGAAAACGACGACTGCGCCCCTCGAAGCCATGATGCTGTTGTCCCGTACGGGCGCCCGCATGATGTGTATGGTGCCGCTCTTTGTGCGGGGGGAAGTGTGGGGCGTCTTGGGCGTTTTGGAGCAGCGGGCAGAGCGGCTTTTGCCTGAGGAAGAGTATGCTCTGAATACCACCGCCGCGCTGATTGGCGCCGCTATTGAGCGCAGCGAAGATGAAATTGCGCGTCAGCGGCAGATGCGCACGCTCGAACTCCTCAATACGATTACGCTTGAAACACTGCGTGCGCCGACTTTTGAAGAGATGCTCGATCGCTTGGCTGAAACGGTGGGGGTGTTATTTGAAGCCGATAGCGCATTTGTGACGCTGTGGGATGACGTGGAACACGTACCTTTGCCAGGCGCGGCATATGGTCCGTACAAGGAGTCGTATCGCCAAGTACGTGCGCTGCCGGGTGAACCGACAATCACTGAAGCCGTTTTGGAAGCCGGCAAGCCCTTGGTTATTGAAGACGCTTTTCATTCGCCATTGGTCAGCCGGCGTATTGCGCAAAAGTTCCCCACGCAAACGATGCTGGCATTGCCGATGATTGTCGAAGGACAAAAAATTGGGGCTTTGCTGATTAGTTATCATCGGAAGCGAACCGTGCCGGAATCGTACATCTTGTTAGGTCAGCAAGTGGCTTCGCAAATTGCGCTCGCCGTCAAACACCGCCGATTGCAAGAAGAACTGGCGATGCGCTTCAAAGAAACCGACCTGTTACGCCAGGCGGCGGCGATGCTCACGGCAAGCCTGGATTTTGAGACAACCGTCCAACGTGTGCTTGAGAGCATGCACGCTTTCGTTCCGTATCACTCGGCAACAGTGCAATTACTCAAGCAAGAGCAGGAGCAACAGTATTTTGAGATTGTTGGCGGTCGCGGTTGGGGTGATGATACACTGGTGAAAGGCATTCGTTTTTTGGTGCCGGGTCCTAATCCCAATACGCTCGTTTGGCGGCGCAAGCAACCCGTGCGTATTGATGATGTGCTCTCAGCTGGGTATTTCATGCCCTCGTTTGAATCGTATGCCATTCGCTCCTGGTTAGGGGTGCCGCTGCTTTTTGAAGACCGCCTCATGGGCATGATTGCGCTTGATCACAAAGAGATTGGTTTTTTCACCGCCGAACACGAGCGATTGGCGTTCCTCTTTGCCCAACATGCCGCCATTGCCTTGCGCAATGCTCACTTGCATGAAACACAGCAGAAGCGAACGCGCGAATTAGAAGCCCTGCATCGCGCCACACGCCTGTTGCTCCACTCACTGGATGTCCGACAAGTCGCTGAAACATTTCTGGATATTTGTCTGGAAGCGATTCCAACAGCCGAAAAAGGCTCGTTGATGGTGCTGGATGACGATCGAACGGTTTTGCGCATGTTAGCGTCGCGTGGTTATCGTGATGAACGCGTGCAGACCTTGGCGTTGCCGTTAAATACGCCTTCATACGCGGCGAAAGCCCTGCGTGAACAACGCGGTTTTGTGATTGAAGACGTGTGGGCGGATTACCGCATTCGCTATCGGGGCAATATTCGCGAGGTGGGCGAAGTGCGCTCGGCGGTTGTGGTTCCGCTGATGAGTGGTAAAGAAATCTTCGGCGTCTTTTCCCTTGACGCGACGCGCCCCTATGCGTTCACTGAAGAGGACTTGCGTTTGCTGGAAACCTTTGCGGCAACCGCCGGCCTGGTTTTACATAACGCGCGCCTGCACCAGAAGATTGAGCATACCAGCCGCATTGACCCGCTGACGGGCCTTTACAATCGCCGTGGGTTTTTCTACACAGCGGATTATTTGTTGGGGCGGACTGATCGTATGCCGGATGACGCCGCAGTGCTCTTGTTCGATATTGACCATTTCAAGCAAGTCAACGATACGTTTGGGCACGATGTCGGCGACGAGGTGTTGCGCGAATTGGCACACCGGGCGCAAACATTGTTGCGCGAGCGTGATGTCGTGGCGCGATACGGCGGCGAGGAGTTCGTCATCTTGCTGACGAGCGTTTCACCTGAAATCGCCAGGCGCGTCGCAGAGCGCTTGCGACACCGTATTGGGAGCGAACCGTTCACAACATCAGCCGGCAGTTTGCCGATTACTATCAGCATTGGTTTGGCAATGAAGCCTGCGCATGGAGAACCGGTTTCGCTCATGCAATTGATTACCTGGGCGGATAAAGCCCTCTACGCCGCCAAAGAAGCGGGGCGCAATTGCACGTTTATGGCGGAAGCCATAGAGGGCGAGCAGGTGCGCTTGCACAAGGTTGTGCTTCAATCACTGGTTTGA
- a CDS encoding SaoD/DsrE family protein: protein MKVAYVFAMPRSASYKLGQMILPQLEAGTHGVDVVGMFFFDDNVFVLRQGDPIGERLARVAREQNILLMMCDMCALERHLAEGEPRWCDASGQGRTEPGEVRPVNTVEGVQVGCFPDLYAALAQNPPDQVITL from the coding sequence ATGAAAGTTGCGTATGTTTTTGCAATGCCACGTTCCGCTAGTTATAAGTTGGGGCAAATGATTTTGCCGCAGTTGGAAGCCGGCACACATGGCGTTGACGTGGTGGGCATGTTCTTTTTTGATGACAACGTTTTTGTCTTGCGTCAGGGAGACCCCATTGGCGAGCGGCTGGCGCGTGTTGCGCGCGAGCAGAACATTTTGCTGATGATGTGCGATATGTGCGCCTTGGAGCGTCATCTCGCCGAAGGTGAACCGCGCTGGTGTGATGCGTCTGGGCAAGGGCGTACCGAACCCGGCGAAGTGCGCCCCGTCAACACGGTTGAAGGCGTACAAGTGGGCTGTTTCCCCGATTTGTACGCGGCGCTTGCCCAAAACCCACCCGACCAGGTGATAACGCTGTGA
- a CDS encoding metal ABC transporter ATP-binding protein gives MSVAYQRSPVEVSEPAMPAVEAAHVSVRYGARVALEDVTFSVAPATRVAIVGPNGAGKSTLLKVVAGLIQPTEGTVRVFGRSPRATREIAYVPQHKDVDWRFPLTVYDVVMMGRAAHIGLLRRPRREDHEAVRLALAEVDLLDLADRQIGQLSGGQQQRMFIARALVQEARIVLMDEPLNGLDIPSQRMVFRIWDMLRDRGVTLLVATHDLDQANTMFDRVMVLNRRLLAYGAPRAVFTPATLSAAYGPHLHLVPAEDESVMVLSDTCCEGGVHQ, from the coding sequence ATGAGTGTGGCGTACCAGCGAAGCCCTGTTGAGGTGTCTGAACCGGCGATGCCGGCGGTTGAAGCGGCGCATGTGAGCGTGCGCTATGGCGCGCGTGTCGCCCTCGAAGATGTGACGTTCTCTGTCGCGCCGGCGACGCGCGTGGCTATTGTTGGTCCCAATGGCGCCGGCAAATCCACCTTGCTCAAAGTGGTGGCGGGATTGATTCAACCTACCGAAGGCACAGTGCGGGTGTTTGGGCGCTCTCCCCGCGCCACACGCGAGATAGCCTATGTGCCGCAACACAAAGACGTGGACTGGCGTTTTCCGCTCACCGTGTACGATGTGGTGATGATGGGGCGTGCGGCGCACATTGGCTTGCTGCGCCGCCCACGCCGAGAAGACCATGAGGCGGTGCGCCTGGCGCTGGCCGAGGTAGACCTGCTCGACCTTGCCGACCGCCAGATTGGGCAACTCTCCGGCGGGCAACAACAGCGCATGTTCATTGCGCGCGCGCTGGTGCAGGAAGCCCGCATTGTGCTGATGGATGAACCGCTCAACGGGTTGGATATCCCCTCTCAGCGCATGGTGTTTCGTATTTGGGACATGCTGCGCGACCGCGGCGTCACGCTGCTGGTGGCGACGCACGACCTGGACCAGGCCAACACGATGTTTGACAGGGTGATGGTGCTCAATCGGCGATTGCTGGCGTATGGCGCGCCGCGTGCAGTGTTTACGCCCGCTACCCTGTCGGCGGCGTATGGTCCTCATTTGCACCTTGTACCCGCCGAGGATGAAAGCGTCATGGTGCTCAGTGATACCTGTTGCGAAGGAGGCGTCCACCAATGA
- a CDS encoding metal ABC transporter substrate-binding protein — protein MRFRIVWLVSVLWLALAACTSTAPESSETVRVMASTSIIGDVVQQVAGEHVAVEVLIPRGQDPHGFEPTPQLMAQLQTADVIFINGLGLEAALEKMLDAPEFADRVVALGEDVPVLLPVEADGHEEEDHDEAHADEHAHGPYDPHVWFDPRNVAAWADHIADTLATLDPAHADAYRANAAEYRRQLDALDAWIREQVALVPPERRILITDHAVLGYYANAYGFQQVATVIPGVSTLAEPSAQALSQLYETIRAYNVPAIFVSEMINRRVVERVVQDTGVQMVLIYTGSLSAPDGPAPTYEELMRYDTTVIVDALRGVE, from the coding sequence ATGCGTTTTCGCATCGTATGGCTTGTTTCCGTTCTCTGGCTCGCCTTGGCGGCGTGTACTTCAACCGCGCCTGAATCGTCGGAGACGGTGCGGGTCATGGCGAGCACGTCTATCATCGGCGACGTTGTTCAGCAGGTCGCCGGTGAACATGTCGCCGTCGAAGTGCTCATCCCCCGCGGACAAGACCCACACGGGTTTGAACCAACACCGCAATTGATGGCGCAACTCCAAACGGCGGATGTGATCTTCATCAACGGCTTGGGGTTGGAAGCCGCCCTGGAAAAAATGCTCGACGCGCCGGAGTTTGCCGACCGGGTGGTGGCGCTTGGTGAAGATGTGCCGGTGCTCTTGCCTGTCGAAGCCGACGGGCATGAGGAAGAAGACCATGACGAAGCCCATGCCGATGAACATGCGCATGGTCCCTATGACCCGCATGTCTGGTTCGATCCGCGCAACGTTGCCGCCTGGGCGGACCATATCGCCGACACGCTGGCGACGCTTGACCCGGCGCACGCCGACGCTTACCGCGCCAACGCCGCCGAATACCGCCGCCAACTTGACGCCCTCGACGCCTGGATTCGCGAACAGGTGGCGCTGGTTCCGCCTGAACGGCGCATTTTGATAACCGATCACGCCGTGTTGGGCTACTACGCCAACGCTTATGGCTTTCAACAGGTAGCGACGGTCATTCCCGGTGTCAGCACGTTGGCGGAGCCGTCGGCGCAAGCGCTCAGTCAACTGTATGAAACCATTCGCGCGTACAACGTGCCGGCAATTTTCGTCAGCGAAATGATCAATCGCCGCGTTGTTGAACGTGTGGTGCAGGATACCGGTGTGCAGATGGTGCTCATCTACACCGGCTCGCTTTCAGCGCCTGATGGTCCCGCGCCCACCTACGAAGAGTTGATGCGCTATGACACCACTGTGATTGTGGACGCCCTGCGCGGCGTTGAGTGA
- a CDS encoding Fur family transcriptional regulator, whose protein sequence is MSMVEQTLQALRDAGLKITASRRVIIETLAEMDRHVTAAELLEAVQRRVPEIGKASVYRTLDVLVRLNVVQACTLGSTTTTYILTAAGHHHHLVCLVCNRTIEIDECILDEATEAIGRKFGFVVEGHLVEVYGKCPDCSQTRSTPTTE, encoded by the coding sequence ATGAGCATGGTTGAACAGACGCTTCAGGCGTTGCGTGACGCCGGTTTGAAAATCACGGCATCGCGGCGCGTCATTATCGAGACGTTGGCGGAGATGGACCGCCATGTCACAGCGGCTGAACTGCTGGAAGCGGTGCAACGCCGTGTGCCGGAGATTGGCAAGGCGTCGGTGTATCGGACGCTGGATGTGCTGGTGCGGCTCAATGTGGTGCAAGCCTGCACGCTGGGGAGCACCACCACTACTTACATTCTCACCGCAGCCGGTCATCATCACCACCTTGTTTGCCTGGTGTGCAACCGCACAATCGAGATTGATGAGTGCATTTTGGATGAAGCCACCGAAGCCATTGGGCGCAAGTTTGGTTTTGTGGTTGAAGGGCACCTGGTGGAAGTGTACGGCAAATGCCCCGATTGCTCGCAGACACGCTCTACACCAACAACAGAGTAG